GCGCCTGCTCCTTCGCCATGGTAAAGCCTCCTGTGGCCCGAACCATTGCACCGACCAGGCAACTACTGCAACGAGGCAACCTATTAGGGGTCTGCGGCCGGCTCTCCGCGCTGTTCACCGCGTCACCGCCATTGTGGGCATAACCGGCAAGGCTTGGTCCCAAGCGCAAAACCTGGCAGGCTCGCGGGCATGGGGAACCGGAGCGGACCATGAGGGTATTGATCGCGGGTGCGGGCGCGCTCGGGTCGGTCTTCGGCGGCTTCTTGCGCCGGGCGGGGTTGGCGGTGACGCTGCTCGGCCGGCGCGGCCATCTCGCGGCCATCGCGCGCGATGGGCTGTACATCACCGGCCTCTGGGGCGATCACCGCGTCGCTGGGTTTGACTTGTGCGAGTCGGCCTCACAGTTGGCCGCCCCGTTCGATGCCGTTCTCTTGGCAGTCAAGTCGTACGACAGCCGCACCGTGGCCGAACAGGCCGCGCCGTTGCTCGCCCCGTCGGGCGTGGTGATCTCACTACAAAATGGCCTGGGCAATCTCGAAGCCATCGAGTCCGTGGTGACACCGGCGCGAACACTGGGCGCGCGCGTGATCTTTGGGGCTGAAATCACCCAACCGGGCTGTGTGCGCGTTACGGTGTACGCCGACCAGGTCCTGATCGGAGCACGGCGGCCGGGCGTGTACCCACTGTTGGATCAAGCGGCGCAGCAGTGGGCGGCCCGCATTGACGCGGCCGGGATTCCGGCGGCCGACAGCAGCGACATCGATGCCGCGCTGTGGGCCAAGGTCTTCTACAACGCCGCCCTCAACCCGCTTGGTGCGCTGCTGGGGGTGCCGTATGGGGCGCTGGCCGCACACGCCGAGACCCGCGCGTTGATGGACGCAATCATTGGCGAGGCCTTCGCCGTGGCTCAAGCAGAAGGCGTCGGCCTGCCGTGGGCATCGGCGGACGAGTATCGCCAGCTGTTCTACGGCCGGCTGGTGCCCAGCACCGTCGACCACCGCTCCTCGATGCTGCAAGACCTCGAACGCGGGCGGCGCACCGAGATCGACGCGATCAACGGCGAGATCTGGCGCCGCGGTCAGGCGCACGGTATCGTCACGCCCTACAGTGAGACGCTGACCAGAATCGTCCGCTGCCGGGAGCAACAACGGTGATCGAACTACGCATCACGGCGGCCAGCCGGGCCGCGATCGCGGCCGACGCGGTCGCGTGCTACCCGGAGGAGGCCTGCGGCTTCATTATCGAGCGCGCCGGCAACGAAGAGGTGGTGCGCGTCACCAATGTCCAGAACCAGCGCCACGCTGCCGATCCCAAGCGGCGCGACGCACGCACCGCCTACAGCATGGGTCCCGAAGCCGCGCCCATACTGATCGGCCACGACCGCGGCGAGTTGACCATCCGCGCGATCTATCACTCCCACCCAGACCACGACGCTTACTTCTCGGTCGAGGATTACAAGCAAGCAACCGTGTGGGACGAACCCAGTTACCCCAACGCCGGGCAACTGGTCATCTCAGTGCGCAGCGGAGCGGTGCGGGCGATAAAAGCCTTCGCCTGGAACGCGGCCAGCAGGGAGTTCGCCGAGATCACTCTCACGGTCGAGTAGTCAGGGGCGCGCGGTCGTCTTGCCTATCGGGCCGTGGTAAGGTCGCCGGCATGGACGAGCGGCAACGCATTCGACTGACATCGTTCAGCCACGGCGCGGGTTGAGCCTGTAAGATCGGCCCCAAGGATCTCGGCGAGATCCTCAGCAAACTGCCGCCGCCGGCGGACCCCAATCTGCTGGTCGGCAGCGAGACTTCGGACGATGCCGCGGTTTATCGGCTGGCGGACGACCTCGCCATCGTGCAGACGGTAGACTACATCACGCCGCTGGTGGACGACCCTTACGCCTACGGCCAGATCGCCGCCGCTAATGCGCTCAGCGACATCTACGCCATGGGCGCACGCCCGATCCTAGCGCTCAACATCGTCGGCTTCCCGGCCAGCGAACTGCCGCTCGAAATGCTCGGCGAGATTCTGCGCGGCGGCTTCGACAAGGCGCGCGAAGCCGGGGTGACAATCGCCGGCGGCCACAGCGTGGACGACCGCGAGCCCAAGTACGGCATGGCGGTCACCGGCGTGGCTCGGCCCGAGGCTATCATCCGCAACTCCACCGCCCGCGCCGGGGATCGGCTGCTGCTGACCAAGCCGCTGGGCACCGGTATCATCTCCACCGCCATCAAGCGCGACCTCGCCAGCCCGGAGCTGATCGCCGAGGCGATCCGCCTGATGAGCACGCTCAACCGAGCCGCTGCGGCCGCGGTTGCGGCCGTTGGGGTGAATGCGATCACCGACGTAACCGGTTTCGGTCTGCTTGGGCATCTGCACGAAATGAGCGCCGGC
The genomic region above belongs to Deltaproteobacteria bacterium and contains:
- a CDS encoding ketopantoate reductase family protein, producing MRVLIAGAGALGSVFGGFLRRAGLAVTLLGRRGHLAAIARDGLYITGLWGDHRVAGFDLCESASQLAAPFDAVLLAVKSYDSRTVAEQAAPLLAPSGVVISLQNGLGNLEAIESVVTPARTLGARVIFGAEITQPGCVRVTVYADQVLIGARRPGVYPLLDQAAQQWAARIDAAGIPAADSSDIDAALWAKVFYNAALNPLGALLGVPYGALAAHAETRALMDAIIGEAFAVAQAEGVGLPWASADEYRQLFYGRLVPSTVDHRSSMLQDLERGRRTEIDAINGEIWRRGQAHGIVTPYSETLTRIVRCREQQR
- a CDS encoding Mov34/MPN/PAD-1 family protein, with the protein product MIELRITAASRAAIAADAVACYPEEACGFIIERAGNEEVVRVTNVQNQRHAADPKRRDARTAYSMGPEAAPILIGHDRGELTIRAIYHSHPDHDAYFSVEDYKQATVWDEPSYPNAGQLVISVRSGAVRAIKAFAWNAASREFAEITLTVE
- the selD gene encoding selenide, water dikinase SelD codes for the protein MDERQRIRLTSFSHGAGUACKIGPKDLGEILSKLPPPADPNLLVGSETSDDAAVYRLADDLAIVQTVDYITPLVDDPYAYGQIAAANALSDIYAMGARPILALNIVGFPASELPLEMLGEILRGGFDKAREAGVTIAGGHSVDDREPKYGMAVTGVARPEAIIRNSTARAGDRLLLTKPLGTGIISTAIKRDLASPELIAEAIRLMSTLNRAAAAAVAAVGVNAITDVTGFGLLGHLHEMSAGSRVGARVSLQRLPVLAAVWSLARDGIVPGGSRRNLSYAEAFTDFEDAVPAEARLILCDAQTSGGLLIAVPERKCAALLRALSDNGVALVAEIGEIIDDASGRLHVTA